One part of the Sporocytophaga myxococcoides DSM 11118 genome encodes these proteins:
- the aroC gene encoding chorismate synthase: MSNSYGKLFKISTFGESHGRAVGVVLDGCPAGLDLDLEFIQNELDRRKPGQSKITTQRKEEDKIEIVSGIFEGKSTGTPIAMLVWNADARSKDYSHIADRYRPSHADFTYQEKYGVRDYRGGGRSSARETLARVAAGAIAKLFLAKYGIKINAYVSQVGGLTLQKSYKELNLEETENNIVRCPDPAMAEEMITLIDNVRKDCDTIGGVVSCVVQGTPVGLGEPVFDKLHAELGKAMLGINAVKGFEYGSGFEGVKMLGSQHNDAFYLEGDRVRTKTNHSGGIQGGISNGEDIYFRVAFKPVATLMKDQESINQEGDPVTVSGKGRHDPCVVPRAVPIVEAMAALVLADLLLRNKVIKL, encoded by the coding sequence ATGAGTAATAGTTACGGAAAATTATTTAAAATCAGTACATTCGGTGAGTCTCATGGCCGTGCTGTTGGGGTAGTGCTTGACGGGTGTCCTGCAGGTCTTGATCTGGATCTTGAATTCATTCAAAATGAACTGGACAGAAGAAAGCCTGGACAATCAAAAATTACAACACAAAGAAAAGAAGAAGATAAGATAGAAATCGTTTCGGGAATATTTGAAGGAAAATCTACCGGAACGCCTATTGCTATGCTTGTCTGGAATGCCGATGCAAGAAGTAAGGACTACTCGCATATTGCAGACAGATACAGACCTTCTCATGCTGATTTTACTTATCAGGAAAAGTATGGCGTTCGTGATTACAGAGGTGGTGGCAGAAGTTCAGCAAGAGAAACTCTTGCAAGAGTTGCTGCTGGCGCAATCGCTAAATTATTCCTTGCTAAGTATGGTATTAAAATCAATGCTTATGTCTCTCAGGTAGGTGGTCTTACTCTTCAAAAGAGTTATAAAGAACTGAATCTTGAGGAAACTGAAAATAACATAGTACGTTGCCCGGATCCTGCAATGGCAGAAGAGATGATCACTCTTATCGATAACGTAAGAAAAGACTGCGATACAATTGGTGGTGTCGTGTCATGCGTTGTGCAGGGAACTCCTGTAGGTCTTGGCGAACCGGTTTTTGATAAATTACATGCAGAGCTTGGAAAAGCTATGCTTGGTATCAATGCTGTAAAAGGATTTGAATATGGCAGTGGTTTTGAAGGCGTGAAAATGTTGGGTTCTCAGCATAATGATGCTTTCTATCTTGAAGGAGACAGAGTGAGGACAAAGACTAATCATTCGGGTGGTATTCAAGGAGGAATTTCTAACGGAGAAGATATTTATTTCAGGGTAGCATTCAAGCCAGTTGCTACTTTGATGAAAGACCAGGAAAGTATTAATCAGGAAGGTGATCCTGTGACTGTCTCTGGTAAAGGTAGACATGATCCATGTGTGGTGCCAAGAGCCGTGCCTATTGTGGAAGCTATGGCAGCACTAGTGCTTGCAGATTTACTTTTAAGAAATAAAGTAATAAAACTATAA
- a CDS encoding BatD family protein, giving the protein MVEKLLLCICCSLVFLTCNLSAQDLKIKFSDRSIREGEIFTITLTVPTKKVKEISPFPEIEDFSKKRTTFNKERKEDIFIAEQEYLPSKPGVFTLPTFTISVNGQTYRFNGTKITVEPGKKSPEQKTEDKAGKKEEFSPSELDAMFLVESSEKSVFVNEGFVLSASFLVAKDNPSEYNFVDLNKQVTAIIQDLKPADCWIEEITSPGELKKDSVKLHNKIYNRFRLYKVCLFPLGAGTITIPSTTFKVLTYETLRTKNSIDRKDEFKTFKSGEIAVHVSPLPDHPLQDSVAVGIAELQTNIWKKVLEVNEPLKVSLKLTGMFNPSIAEMNVKESPDYEIYPEKEEVKKEEKGGGVQFTKVFNYEFLPKNSGNYKLADCFSLIYFNTSSKTYDTLTPKFTIYVKGERKSEYISSHEEGFYQLIDKSSNKLRQGERDDLTKILTNIIILFMLVTTIILIIKR; this is encoded by the coding sequence ATGGTTGAAAAATTACTTTTATGTATTTGCTGCAGTCTTGTTTTTCTGACATGTAATCTTTCAGCCCAGGATTTGAAAATTAAATTTTCCGACCGTTCCATACGTGAAGGGGAAATTTTTACAATTACCCTTACAGTTCCTACTAAAAAAGTAAAGGAGATCAGCCCTTTTCCGGAAATCGAGGATTTTTCTAAAAAGAGAACAACTTTTAACAAGGAGAGAAAAGAAGATATTTTTATCGCAGAACAGGAGTATCTGCCTTCTAAACCTGGAGTTTTTACACTTCCTACTTTTACAATTTCAGTAAATGGTCAAACGTATCGATTTAATGGTACTAAAATTACAGTAGAACCCGGGAAAAAATCTCCTGAACAAAAAACTGAGGATAAAGCTGGTAAAAAGGAAGAATTCTCACCTTCTGAATTGGATGCAATGTTTCTGGTAGAAAGCAGTGAAAAATCAGTTTTTGTCAATGAAGGTTTTGTACTTTCAGCCAGTTTTTTGGTAGCAAAAGATAATCCTTCCGAATATAATTTCGTCGATCTTAACAAACAAGTAACAGCTATCATTCAAGACCTTAAGCCCGCTGACTGTTGGATTGAGGAAATCACATCTCCAGGTGAACTTAAAAAGGATAGTGTTAAATTACACAATAAAATTTACAACAGATTTCGCTTATACAAGGTGTGTTTGTTTCCTCTAGGCGCTGGGACAATTACAATTCCATCGACTACTTTTAAGGTTTTGACTTATGAGACTTTAAGGACGAAAAATAGCATTGATAGAAAAGATGAATTTAAAACATTCAAGTCAGGTGAAATTGCGGTTCACGTTTCTCCACTTCCGGATCATCCCTTGCAGGATTCCGTTGCTGTAGGTATAGCTGAATTGCAGACAAATATTTGGAAAAAAGTCCTGGAAGTGAATGAGCCACTGAAAGTTTCATTGAAGCTTACAGGCATGTTTAATCCATCAATAGCTGAAATGAATGTTAAAGAATCTCCTGATTATGAAATTTATCCCGAAAAGGAAGAAGTTAAAAAGGAAGAAAAGGGTGGGGGCGTTCAGTTTACTAAAGTTTTCAACTATGAATTTCTCCCTAAAAATTCAGGAAATTATAAATTAGCAGATTGTTTCTCTCTAATATATTTCAATACATCGAGCAAAACATATGATACACTGACTCCAAAATTTACGATTTATGTAAAAGGAGAAAGAAAAAGTGAGTATATTTCAAGTCACGAAGAAGGGTTTTACCAGCTCATCGACAAGTCAAGCAACAAGCTCAGACAAGGAGAAAGGGATGATCTTACAAAGATTTTAACCAATATCATCATCCTTTTTATGCTGGTAACCACCATTATTTTAATTATCAAACGATGA
- the queG gene encoding tRNA epoxyqueuosine(34) reductase QueG gives MFLSKSKHTQLIKNKAKELGFDYCGISRADFLEEEAPRLENWLKNNNHGEMKWMENHFDKRLDPRKLVEGSKSVISFLLNYFPEEPVNHPLKISKYAYGKDYHTVIKDKLKELMLYMKQEIGDFSGRAFVDSAPVMDKAWAEKGGLGWRGKNSNLINPKAGSFFFIAELITDLDLEYDGPMKDYCGTCTKCIDACPTDAISQAYVVDGSKCISYLTIELKNNIPSDFKGKMDNWIFGCDVCQDVCPWNRFSKAHNEPQFLPSEEFKNLKEWTELTSELFDEVFKKTAIKRTKFEGLQRNIKFLA, from the coding sequence ATGTTTTTGTCAAAATCCAAACACACCCAGCTGATTAAGAATAAAGCAAAAGAACTGGGCTTTGATTACTGCGGCATATCCAGAGCAGATTTTTTGGAAGAAGAAGCTCCAAGACTTGAAAACTGGTTGAAGAATAATAATCATGGTGAAATGAAGTGGATGGAAAACCACTTCGATAAGCGACTGGATCCCCGCAAGCTTGTGGAAGGCTCGAAGTCTGTGATCTCTTTCCTTCTGAATTATTTTCCCGAAGAGCCCGTTAATCATCCGTTAAAGATTTCCAAGTATGCCTATGGGAAAGATTATCACACTGTTATAAAGGATAAGCTCAAAGAATTAATGTTATATATGAAGCAGGAAATCGGAGACTTTAGTGGCAGGGCATTCGTAGATTCAGCTCCCGTAATGGACAAAGCCTGGGCTGAGAAGGGTGGTTTAGGCTGGAGAGGGAAGAATAGTAACCTCATCAATCCTAAAGCGGGAAGTTTCTTTTTTATTGCAGAACTCATTACAGACCTGGATCTGGAGTATGACGGTCCGATGAAAGATTACTGCGGTACTTGCACTAAATGCATCGATGCATGCCCGACAGATGCTATTTCTCAAGCATATGTAGTGGATGGAAGTAAATGTATTTCCTATCTCACAATAGAGCTGAAAAATAATATTCCTTCAGATTTTAAAGGGAAGATGGATAACTGGATATTCGGCTGCGATGTCTGTCAGGATGTGTGTCCCTGGAATCGATTCTCCAAAGCGCATAACGAACCTCAGTTTTTACCTAGTGAAGAATTTAAAAACCTTAAAGAATGGACGGAGTTGACGTCAGAGTTATTTGATGAGGTATTTAAAAAAACAGCTATAAAGCGAACAAAATTTGAGGGGCTGCAGAGGAATATAAAATTTTTAGCCTGA
- the ruvB gene encoding Holliday junction branch migration DNA helicase RuvB has product MREDYLKGDNQNFNSGEREFEKALRPLSFEDFTGQDKIVENLRIFVEAAKQREEALDHVLLHGPPGLGKTTLSNIIANELGSGIKITSGPVLEKPGDLAGLLTNLEANDVLFIDEIHRLNPVVEEYLYSAMEDYRIDIMLDSGPNARTVQIGLNPFTLIGATTRAGLLTSPLRARFGINARLEYYDAKLLTSIVERSAGIINTPIDEVAAYEIARRSRGTPRISNNLLRRTRDFAQIKGKGRVTIEIARMALTALNVDQNGLDEMDNRILMTIIEKFKGGPVGISTIATAVGEEAETIEEVYEPFLIQEGYIKRTSRGREATELAYKHLKIKPNNRTGTLFDLD; this is encoded by the coding sequence ATGCGCGAAGACTATTTAAAAGGTGATAACCAGAATTTTAATTCTGGGGAAAGGGAATTCGAAAAAGCCTTGCGTCCGCTAAGCTTTGAGGATTTTACCGGGCAGGATAAAATTGTTGAAAATCTTCGAATATTTGTTGAAGCTGCAAAGCAAAGAGAAGAGGCCTTGGATCACGTATTGCTTCATGGCCCTCCGGGCTTGGGGAAAACCACGCTTTCAAATATTATAGCAAATGAATTAGGCTCCGGAATTAAAATCACTTCCGGACCTGTCCTTGAAAAACCAGGTGACCTCGCCGGACTTTTAACTAATCTGGAAGCCAATGATGTTCTGTTTATAGATGAAATACATCGTCTGAATCCTGTAGTGGAAGAATATCTCTATTCAGCCATGGAGGATTACAGAATAGATATAATGCTTGATTCCGGGCCGAATGCTCGTACAGTCCAGATTGGATTAAATCCTTTTACGCTCATTGGAGCAACTACGAGAGCAGGTCTTCTTACTTCACCGCTCAGAGCAAGATTTGGTATCAATGCACGTCTTGAGTACTATGATGCAAAATTACTTACAAGCATTGTTGAGCGTTCTGCAGGAATTATTAATACACCCATAGATGAGGTAGCAGCTTATGAAATTGCAAGAAGAAGCCGTGGAACACCTCGTATTTCTAATAATTTACTAAGAAGAACACGTGATTTTGCACAGATAAAAGGAAAGGGAAGGGTCACTATTGAAATAGCAAGAATGGCTCTGACAGCTTTGAATGTAGATCAGAATGGTCTGGATGAAATGGACAACAGAATTTTAATGACCATCATAGAAAAATTCAAGGGCGGTCCTGTTGGTATATCCACTATTGCTACAGCGGTAGGGGAAGAGGCAGAAACCATAGAGGAAGTGTACGAACCTTTCCTGATTCAGGAAGGATATATTAAAAGGACTTCCAGAGGTCGTGAAGCTACAGAGTTAGCTTATAAACACTTGAAAATAAAACCAAACAACCGCACAGGAACACTGTTTGATCTGGATTAG
- a CDS encoding SAM-dependent methyltransferase, whose translation MTLAKKEWFSEWFNSPYYHILYKHRDFEEAENFIDNLQETLKFVEGQTALDLGCGRGRHAFYMHKKGLNVTGIDLSEENIAFASKSEDETLHFFVHDMRNVFAENQFDYIFNLFTSFGYFDEEKDNIQAIKAASTALRKKGRMVLDFFNTEKVIRNLQQKNEDTIDGINFEISRMVEEGWIIKDIKIQDGSSELHFQERVKGVKREEFENYFKFAGLKVLNLYGNYQLQPFESESDRMIFFLEKEN comes from the coding sequence ATGACACTAGCAAAAAAAGAGTGGTTTAGTGAATGGTTTAACTCTCCTTACTACCATATTTTATATAAACACAGAGATTTCGAGGAAGCGGAAAACTTTATAGATAATCTTCAGGAAACACTCAAGTTTGTTGAAGGCCAAACAGCCCTGGATCTTGGTTGCGGAAGAGGAAGACATGCCTTTTATATGCATAAAAAAGGGCTGAATGTTACCGGGATTGATTTATCAGAAGAAAACATTGCTTTTGCATCAAAATCGGAAGATGAAACATTGCATTTCTTTGTACATGATATGCGCAATGTATTTGCTGAAAATCAATTTGACTATATCTTCAATTTATTTACCAGCTTTGGATATTTTGATGAGGAGAAGGATAATATTCAGGCAATAAAAGCTGCGTCAACTGCGCTTCGCAAAAAGGGGCGAATGGTGCTAGATTTTTTCAACACCGAAAAAGTAATCCGCAATCTTCAGCAAAAAAACGAAGATACCATTGATGGTATTAACTTCGAGATTAGCAGAATGGTAGAGGAGGGCTGGATTATAAAAGACATAAAAATACAAGATGGCTCTTCAGAATTACATTTTCAGGAAAGAGTAAAGGGTGTAAAGCGAGAAGAATTCGAAAACTATTTTAAATTTGCGGGCCTCAAAGTCCTGAATTTATATGGAAACTACCAACTTCAGCCTTTTGAGTCAGAAAGTGACCGGATGATCTTTTTTCTGGAGAAAGAAAATTAA
- a CDS encoding ZIP family metal transporter, with protein MVTSLLLLFSSALLAGLAVFFIPNLNIQRFKVVLSFSGAYLFSITVMHILPELFLESGDIRFAGIAVLTGFFFQMVLEYFSSGVEHGHIHIHEHEHSQIPYSLLISICIHAFLEGTLVAHPSHSHSHGESHTLLYGLILHKIPEAFALMSVLVFSMRSRVVAILLLVLFALASPMGLLLSHWAFDREFFALNWFIFLFGVIAGNFLYISTTIFFETSPNHKFKANRLIVSMLGAVSAIIAEYLL; from the coding sequence ATGGTAACATCACTCCTGCTCTTATTTAGTTCGGCTTTGCTGGCAGGCTTAGCTGTGTTTTTCATTCCAAATCTTAATATCCAAAGATTCAAAGTTGTACTGTCTTTTAGTGGTGCTTACTTATTCAGTATAACTGTGATGCATATACTTCCGGAACTCTTTCTGGAATCAGGTGATATACGATTTGCGGGGATAGCGGTACTTACAGGATTCTTTTTTCAAATGGTACTTGAATACTTCTCTTCCGGAGTAGAGCATGGACATATTCACATACATGAACATGAGCATTCTCAAATTCCATATTCGCTTTTAATCTCGATATGTATCCATGCCTTTCTGGAAGGTACGCTTGTTGCTCATCCTTCACACAGCCATAGTCATGGAGAATCACATACCTTGTTGTACGGACTGATATTGCATAAAATCCCGGAGGCATTTGCACTCATGTCTGTGCTTGTATTCTCTATGAGGAGCAGGGTTGTTGCAATATTATTATTAGTTCTTTTTGCGCTGGCCTCTCCAATGGGCTTATTGCTTAGTCATTGGGCCTTTGATCGTGAATTCTTCGCGCTGAACTGGTTTATCTTCTTATTTGGAGTAATTGCTGGAAACTTCCTTTATATTTCCACTACAATCTTTTTTGAGACGAGTCCTAACCACAAATTCAAGGCGAACAGGCTTATTGTATCTATGCTTGGAGCGGTATCAGCAATCATTGCAGAAT